In a genomic window of Demequina muriae:
- a CDS encoding DUF1611 domain-containing protein, which produces MRPVPPPVSALPAPTSADSRPTAVVYCEGNFARIDGKTANGLVRSSERYRIVAVIDSTIDGADAGLALGDVAAGIPVVDSLAAALAVATPGPLDSLESLAAPVPSPMPDVFIFGLAPLSGLMSPADRAAVIEAIGAGLDIVSGLHEFLEDDPEISAHARKAGVTLHDIRRPRPTRDLRMFDGAIDGVDCLRIAILGTDGAIGKRTTATLLTSALKAAGVHAVMVGTGQTGLMQGAKYGVALDAIPAQFGVGELEGAVVSAWEGERPQVIVVEGQGALSHPAYLSSTVVLRASRPQAVILQHAPGRTVLSDYPDVAMPQAADELALIELFGRTRVIGLAINHENMQHSEVAAAAALYEFELGIPAADPLWDGADRLADMVLQAYPALVPEGEKVAT; this is translated from the coding sequence ATGCGCCCCGTTCCGCCCCCCGTCTCCGCCCTGCCTGCGCCCACGAGCGCAGACTCGCGCCCCACGGCCGTCGTGTACTGCGAAGGCAACTTCGCCAGGATCGACGGGAAGACGGCCAACGGGCTGGTCCGCTCGAGCGAGCGCTACCGCATCGTCGCCGTCATCGACAGCACGATCGACGGAGCCGACGCCGGGCTCGCTCTCGGGGACGTCGCCGCAGGCATCCCCGTCGTCGACTCGCTCGCCGCAGCGCTCGCGGTCGCCACGCCTGGTCCGCTCGACTCGCTCGAGTCGCTCGCTGCACCGGTCCCGTCTCCCATGCCCGACGTGTTCATCTTCGGCCTGGCGCCGCTGTCGGGGCTCATGAGCCCCGCGGACCGCGCCGCGGTGATCGAGGCCATCGGTGCCGGGCTCGACATCGTGTCCGGCCTGCACGAGTTCCTCGAGGACGACCCCGAGATCTCCGCCCACGCACGGAAGGCCGGGGTGACGCTTCATGACATCCGTCGCCCGCGCCCCACGCGCGACCTGCGCATGTTCGACGGTGCCATCGACGGCGTCGATTGCTTGCGCATCGCGATCCTCGGCACGGACGGCGCGATCGGCAAGCGCACCACTGCCACCTTGCTGACCTCCGCGCTCAAGGCCGCCGGCGTGCACGCCGTCATGGTCGGCACCGGGCAGACGGGCCTCATGCAGGGCGCGAAGTACGGCGTCGCACTGGATGCGATCCCGGCCCAGTTCGGCGTCGGCGAGCTCGAGGGCGCCGTCGTCTCAGCGTGGGAGGGCGAGCGCCCGCAGGTCATCGTCGTCGAAGGCCAGGGTGCGCTCAGTCACCCCGCGTACCTCAGTTCGACCGTGGTGCTGCGTGCCAGCCGGCCCCAGGCGGTCATCCTGCAGCACGCCCCCGGTCGCACCGTGCTCAGCGATTATCCGGATGTAGCGATGCCTCAAGCCGCGGACGAACTGGCGCTCATCGAGCTCTTCGGGCGCACCCGCGTGATCGGCCTCGCGATCAACCACGAGAACATGCAGCACTCCGAGGTGGCCGCAGCGGCAGCCCTGTACGAGTTCGAGTTGGGCATCCCTGCCGCCGACCCGCTCTGGGATGGTGCCGACCGCCTGGCCGACATGGTCCTCCAGGCCTACCCCGCACTGGTGCCGGAGGGCGAGAAGGTCGCGACATGA
- a CDS encoding alanine/ornithine racemase family PLP-dependent enzyme: MTAPRIEVDLAAIEHNARTLVARLAPTGITVTGVTKATLGSPQIARAVLRGGVTRLADSRIENLERLRRGGITAPLTLLRSPAPAQAARAILAADVSLVSDIDVVRSLAEASKAAGLSHGVVLMVELGDLREGLMPGELLTTARQVAALAGVELVGLGANLACLSGVIPGTEQMRDLSALASLVATRLGLPALRVSGGNSANLPWALGRGSVGAVNDLRLGEALLLGLDPLTAQPIDGLRTDAFTVVGAVIESREKPTEPWGQVAPVAARAAHARHSAPSARAGRARRIQTIVALGRQDSDPDGLTPPAGASILGASSDHLVLETSAVVAAGAEMRFGVDYGALLRAMASPFVAVLATEPADVSLAASPSPSAL; the protein is encoded by the coding sequence ATGACCGCGCCGCGCATCGAGGTCGACCTTGCCGCGATCGAGCACAACGCCCGGACGCTGGTGGCGCGACTGGCGCCCACGGGAATCACCGTGACAGGAGTGACCAAGGCGACGCTCGGGTCGCCCCAGATCGCTCGGGCGGTGCTGCGCGGCGGCGTGACGCGCCTGGCCGACTCCCGCATCGAGAACCTCGAACGACTCCGGCGCGGTGGTATCACCGCGCCCTTGACCCTGTTGCGCTCGCCAGCGCCGGCCCAGGCTGCCCGGGCGATCCTCGCCGCTGACGTGTCGCTCGTGAGCGACATCGACGTGGTGCGCTCGCTGGCGGAGGCGTCGAAGGCGGCCGGCCTGTCTCACGGCGTCGTGCTCATGGTCGAGCTCGGTGACCTGCGCGAGGGCCTGATGCCTGGAGAGCTCCTCACCACCGCGCGGCAGGTGGCAGCGCTCGCCGGCGTGGAGCTCGTCGGCCTCGGTGCCAACCTCGCGTGCCTGAGCGGTGTGATCCCGGGCACGGAGCAGATGCGAGATCTGTCCGCGCTCGCCTCGCTCGTCGCGACCCGGCTCGGGCTTCCGGCGCTGCGCGTCAGCGGAGGCAACTCCGCCAATCTGCCGTGGGCTCTCGGTCGAGGCTCCGTTGGAGCAGTGAACGACCTTCGGCTCGGTGAGGCGCTGCTGTTGGGTCTCGACCCCCTGACGGCCCAGCCGATCGACGGACTGCGCACCGATGCCTTCACGGTGGTGGGTGCGGTGATCGAGTCGCGCGAGAAGCCCACGGAACCGTGGGGTCAGGTCGCGCCCGTGGCTGCACGCGCGGCACACGCCAGGCACTCGGCGCCCTCCGCGCGGGCCGGGCGGGCCCGTCGAATCCAGACCATCGTGGCTCTCGGCCGGCAGGACTCGGATCCGGACGGGCTGACCCCACCGGCGGGCGCGAGCATCCTCGGGGCCTCGAGCGACCACCTGGTCCTCGAGACGTCCGCCGTCGTCGCCGCCGGGGCGGAGATGCGATTCGGTGTCGACTACGGCGCGCTGCTGCGGGCCATGGCCTCGCCGTTCGTCGCGGTGCTGGCCACCGAGCCGGCCGACGTCTCCCTTGCGGCGTCGCCGTCTCCGAGCGCGCTGTAG
- a CDS encoding EAL domain-containing protein, with the protein MHTPVRDHLLKCEQCRSGDPLPFEFTMAFQPIVDVQERQVAAYEALVRGVDGAGAASILDRVTDDNRYRFDQACRTKAIELAARLGIECRLSINFLPNAVYEPAACIRATLAAAERFDFPIERIVFEVTESEDMVDKGHLTTILRDYRDRGFITAIDDFGAGYAGLSLLVDFQPDVVKIDMGLLRGVDADPVRQVIVDGVIDICRNLQIDVVAEGIETYEEYSWFRSKGVRYMQGYLFAKPELEALPSIDWPD; encoded by the coding sequence ATGCATACACCGGTCCGGGACCACCTGCTGAAGTGCGAGCAGTGCCGCAGCGGCGACCCCTTGCCCTTCGAGTTCACCATGGCCTTCCAACCCATCGTCGACGTCCAGGAGCGACAGGTAGCGGCGTACGAGGCGCTCGTGCGCGGCGTGGACGGCGCGGGCGCGGCGAGCATTCTGGACAGGGTCACCGACGACAACCGCTACCGGTTCGACCAGGCCTGCCGCACCAAGGCGATCGAACTCGCGGCGCGCTTGGGGATCGAATGCCGCCTGAGCATCAACTTCCTGCCGAACGCCGTCTACGAGCCGGCGGCCTGCATTCGCGCCACGCTCGCAGCGGCCGAGCGGTTCGACTTCCCGATTGAGCGCATCGTGTTCGAGGTCACAGAGTCCGAGGACATGGTCGACAAGGGGCACCTGACGACGATCCTGCGGGATTACCGCGACCGAGGGTTCATCACCGCGATCGACGACTTCGGGGCCGGCTACGCGGGCCTCTCGCTGCTCGTGGACTTCCAGCCCGACGTCGTCAAGATCGACATGGGCCTGCTGCGGGGCGTCGATGCTGACCCCGTGCGTCAGGTCATCGTCGACGGTGTGATCGACATCTGCCGGAATCTGCAGATCGACGTGGTCGCGGAGGGAATCGAGACCTACGAGGAGTACTCCTGGTTCAGGTCCAAGGGCGTGCGCTACATGCAGGGCTATCTCTTCGCCAAGCCGGAGCTCGAGGCGCTTCCCAGCATCGACTGGCCAGACTGA
- a CDS encoding dienelactone hydrolase family protein, whose protein sequence is MTTVVLLHSALGLTHHVREWADSLREDGHHVVTPDMFGGETFHDLDAAVAFVDAEGGPGAFTHAVLSQTIDLDGPRVYAGFSLGGAVAEILALTRPDAVGLVVMHGAMSPAWFGVDAWPDGLRAQLHYASRDPWVEDDENAAFLAIADGACDTFVYDGDGHLFAFEGWHEYDDEAAHQMHEHVTDFLSSIG, encoded by the coding sequence ATGACGACTGTGGTCCTCCTCCACTCAGCGCTCGGTCTCACGCACCACGTGCGCGAGTGGGCGGATTCGCTGCGCGAGGACGGTCATCACGTGGTGACCCCGGACATGTTCGGCGGCGAGACGTTCCATGACCTGGACGCCGCGGTCGCGTTCGTCGATGCGGAGGGCGGGCCCGGCGCCTTCACGCACGCCGTGCTGTCGCAGACCATCGACCTCGACGGACCCCGCGTCTACGCGGGCTTCTCGCTCGGGGGAGCAGTCGCAGAGATCCTGGCGCTGACCAGGCCCGATGCTGTGGGCCTCGTCGTGATGCACGGCGCGATGTCGCCGGCCTGGTTCGGGGTGGATGCATGGCCGGATGGACTGCGCGCGCAGCTTCACTACGCGTCCAGGGACCCGTGGGTCGAGGACGACGAGAACGCGGCCTTCCTCGCAATCGCCGACGGTGCGTGCGACACCTTCGTGTACGACGGTGACGGCCACCTTTTCGCCTTTGAGGGGTGGCACGAGTACGACGACGAGGCTGCGCACCAGATGCATGAGCACGTCACGGACTTCCTGAGCTCGATCGGCTGA
- a CDS encoding GyrI-like domain-containing protein produces the protein MKVDLKKELAGYRATRGRIDLIDVPPARYLAMDADGGPEAEAFGAAIASLYPFAYALKFASKRDLGRDYVVPPLEAWWWADDMASFTTARDASQWRSTVLLMIPEWVPNELVDAARESVSAKVPPAHLAQVRVELIDEGRCAQTLHVGPFADEGPVIETLHEAIAAAGLVLAGRHHEIYLSDLRRTPAERLRTILRQPTSPAATAASETR, from the coding sequence GTGAAGGTCGATCTGAAGAAGGAGCTCGCGGGCTACAGGGCCACGCGTGGCCGGATCGATCTCATCGATGTGCCTCCGGCGCGATACCTCGCGATGGACGCCGACGGCGGCCCCGAGGCCGAGGCGTTCGGCGCGGCGATCGCGTCCCTCTATCCGTTCGCATACGCCCTCAAGTTCGCCTCGAAGCGGGACCTCGGCAGGGACTACGTGGTGCCGCCCCTGGAGGCGTGGTGGTGGGCCGACGACATGGCGTCGTTCACCACCGCCCGCGATGCGTCGCAGTGGCGCTCGACGGTGCTGCTCATGATCCCCGAGTGGGTGCCGAACGAACTGGTCGATGCCGCGCGCGAGTCCGTGAGCGCAAAGGTCCCTCCCGCGCACCTCGCCCAGGTGCGGGTTGAGCTGATCGACGAGGGCCGGTGCGCGCAGACCCTGCACGTGGGGCCCTTCGCCGACGAAGGGCCGGTGATCGAGACGCTCCACGAAGCGATCGCCGCGGCGGGCCTGGTCCTTGCGGGTCGGCACCACGAGATCTACCTCAGCGACCTGCGCCGCACCCCTGCCGAGAGGCTCCGGACCATCCTCCGACAGCCGACATCACCGGCCGCGACGGCGGCGTCCGAAACCCGCTAG
- a CDS encoding DNA-3-methyladenine glycosylase 2 family protein — protein MTATALDFDRCYSAVSTRDPRFDGQFVVAVRSTRIYCRPSCPARTPKPVNCTFYPTSAAAHVAGYRACRRCLPEAVPGSPAWNLREDVAARAMRLIGAGVVDRDGVAGLATRLGYSERQLGRILTSQLGAGPLALARAQRAQTARQLLVSTAMPASDVAFAAGFHSIRQFNDTVAEVFAMTPSQLRGRARRSEHAQGTADGPAPGTITLRLQAREPFRGSDIIAWLAARAIDGLEHAEAGAFSRAVRLSTGAARFTASPAADHVHVTATLAHLADLPELLAMLRRLFDLDADPAAVDAALASDPRLASAVATAPGSRIPGTVDPTEMLARAILGQQVSVTSARTAVQRLVDALGEPLPSSLATDEVRVAFPSAVAIASHAAEVVRGPATRTRALSDAMSAVASGELVLDAGRTLAETTSALEAIPGIGPWTSHYVALRVLTHPDILLTGDSAVRAGARTLGIPSEPRGLAEYAERHRPWRSYVMIHLWRAAALSGTSKET, from the coding sequence GTGACCGCGACCGCCTTGGACTTCGACCGCTGCTACTCGGCGGTGTCCACACGCGACCCTCGCTTCGACGGGCAGTTCGTGGTGGCGGTGCGGTCCACCCGGATCTACTGCCGTCCCTCGTGCCCCGCCCGCACCCCCAAGCCAGTCAACTGCACCTTCTACCCGACGTCTGCTGCGGCGCACGTGGCGGGGTACCGGGCGTGCCGCCGGTGCCTCCCAGAGGCCGTGCCGGGCAGCCCCGCCTGGAACCTGCGCGAGGACGTCGCGGCTCGCGCGATGCGACTCATCGGCGCCGGGGTGGTGGATCGCGACGGCGTCGCCGGACTCGCCACACGGCTGGGGTACTCCGAGCGTCAGCTCGGCCGCATCCTGACCTCTCAGCTGGGAGCGGGTCCGCTGGCGCTCGCCCGGGCGCAGCGCGCCCAGACCGCCCGGCAGCTGCTGGTCTCGACGGCGATGCCCGCCTCGGACGTGGCGTTCGCCGCTGGCTTCCACTCCATCCGGCAGTTCAACGACACGGTGGCCGAGGTGTTCGCCATGACCCCGTCGCAGCTGCGCGGGCGCGCACGGCGGTCCGAGCACGCGCAGGGCACGGCCGATGGCCCCGCTCCCGGCACCATCACCCTGCGCCTCCAGGCCCGGGAGCCCTTTCGCGGGTCCGACATCATCGCGTGGCTCGCGGCGCGCGCGATCGACGGCCTCGAGCACGCGGAGGCCGGGGCGTTCAGCCGCGCGGTGCGCCTCTCCACCGGCGCCGCGCGCTTCACGGCGTCACCTGCCGCGGACCACGTCCACGTGACCGCGACGCTCGCGCACCTGGCGGACCTGCCGGAGCTGCTCGCCATGCTGCGACGCCTGTTCGACCTGGACGCTGACCCGGCCGCCGTGGACGCGGCGCTCGCATCGGATCCTCGCCTGGCCTCCGCCGTCGCCACCGCGCCCGGCTCGAGGATTCCGGGGACCGTCGACCCCACGGAGATGCTTGCCCGCGCGATCCTCGGTCAGCAGGTATCCGTCACATCGGCCCGGACCGCGGTGCAGCGCCTGGTGGACGCGCTTGGGGAGCCGCTGCCGTCCTCCCTTGCGACCGACGAGGTGCGGGTGGCCTTCCCGTCTGCAGTCGCGATCGCGTCGCACGCCGCGGAGGTCGTGCGCGGCCCAGCGACCCGCACCCGCGCCCTCTCCGACGCGATGTCCGCCGTCGCCTCGGGCGAGCTGGTGCTGGACGCTGGTCGCACCCTCGCGGAGACCACGTCCGCACTCGAAGCCATCCCCGGCATCGGCCCGTGGACCTCCCACTACGTCGCGCTGCGCGTCCTGACCCACCCCGACATCCTGCTCACCGGCGACAGTGCCGTGCGAGCCGGGGCCCGGACGCTCGGGATCCCCTCGGAACCGCGCGGCCTCGCCGAGTACGCGGAGCGCCACCGACCATGGCGCAGCTACGTGATGATCCACCTGTGGAGGGCCGCCGCCCTCTCCGGCACCTCGAAGGAGACCTGA
- a CDS encoding methylated-DNA--[protein]-cysteine S-methyltransferase: protein MLTHTTIATPDGPFTVVEDDGAVVAAGWSDSADAVAARAGRSGSVEGECASASAVRGYYEGGAEALARVPLDLRGTVFRQRVWDALTTIPPGETRTYGSIATALGSPGASRAVGGACGANPIALFIPCHRVGGASGALTGFAWGVDIKRSLLARERGL, encoded by the coding sequence ATGCTCACCCACACCACCATCGCCACCCCCGACGGCCCCTTCACGGTGGTGGAGGACGACGGGGCCGTCGTCGCCGCCGGCTGGAGCGACAGCGCCGATGCGGTCGCGGCCCGGGCCGGACGGTCCGGCTCCGTCGAGGGAGAGTGCGCATCGGCCTCCGCCGTGCGCGGCTACTACGAGGGAGGCGCCGAGGCGCTCGCACGGGTCCCGCTCGACCTGCGGGGCACGGTGTTCCGCCAACGAGTCTGGGATGCCCTGACGACGATTCCGCCAGGGGAGACACGCACGTACGGATCGATCGCCACGGCGCTCGGGTCCCCTGGCGCAAGCCGGGCCGTCGGCGGAGCCTGCGGGGCGAACCCGATCGCGCTGTTCATTCCCTGCCACCGGGTGGGAGGCGCGAGCGGTGCGCTCACGGGGTTCGCGTGGGGCGTCGACATCAAACGGTCGCTGCTGGCACGGGAGCGCGGTCTCTGA
- the proC gene encoding pyrroline-5-carboxylate reductase: MSEETMTSPSESPRVAVIGGGVMGGTIITAIRVAGWPVEGIAVAEKDRDRAGALEEAHGIHASESIGEAVDGAEVIVIAVKPQDADSALAQIAPAYKPGALVITVAAGLPTSFYESRLPEGAPVVRCMPNTPAIVARGATAIAAGSHASSQHLGIAESMLRATGLVVTVAEEDLDAVTAVSGSGPAYFYAVVEALTEAGVAHGLDRTLATQLAAQTFVGAAQLLMESGDTPQTLRRRVSSPGGTTIAALDAMEHAGLQGVVSAGANAAAARSKELAQELGD, translated from the coding sequence ATGAGCGAAGAGACGATGACGTCACCGTCCGAGTCGCCCCGCGTCGCCGTGATCGGCGGCGGCGTCATGGGCGGCACCATCATCACCGCGATCCGGGTGGCGGGCTGGCCCGTCGAAGGGATCGCGGTCGCCGAGAAGGACCGCGATCGCGCCGGTGCGCTCGAAGAGGCGCACGGTATTCACGCGTCCGAGTCGATCGGCGAGGCCGTCGACGGTGCCGAGGTCATCGTCATCGCCGTCAAGCCCCAGGACGCCGACTCCGCGCTCGCGCAGATCGCGCCGGCCTACAAGCCCGGCGCCCTCGTCATCACCGTGGCTGCGGGGCTGCCCACCTCGTTCTACGAGAGCCGGCTGCCCGAGGGCGCACCGGTGGTGCGGTGCATGCCCAACACGCCCGCGATCGTCGCGCGAGGGGCGACGGCCATCGCCGCCGGGTCCCATGCGTCCTCGCAGCACCTGGGGATCGCCGAGTCCATGCTGCGCGCCACCGGACTGGTGGTGACCGTCGCCGAGGAGGACCTCGACGCGGTGACCGCCGTGTCCGGATCCGGACCCGCGTACTTCTACGCCGTGGTCGAGGCGCTCACCGAGGCCGGCGTCGCGCACGGCCTCGACCGCACGCTCGCCACCCAGCTCGCCGCGCAGACGTTCGTGGGCGCCGCTCAGCTGCTGATGGAGTCGGGAGACACCCCGCAGACGCTGCGGCGCCGGGTGAGCTCCCCTGGGGGCACCACGATCGCGGCCCTCGACGCGATGGAGCACGCCGGGCTGCAGGGCGTCGTGTCGGCCGGAGCGAATGCCGCGGCCGCACGCTCCAAGGAGCTCGCCCAGGAGCTGGGCGACTGA
- the radA gene encoding DNA repair protein RadA, with protein MATSTRTARPGYRCTECGWTAAKWVGQCGECQEWGTVIEASAAPVGSSTRATATSTPARPIGEVEATASERRATGVSEFDRVLGGGLVPGAVVLLAGEPGVGKSTLLLDVAARAARSGARVLYVTGEESAGQVRLRAERIGALDTGMLLAAETDLGAVLAHIDQVQPQLLMVDSIQTIASSAIDGTPGGVGQVREVASSLIQAAKLRGFPMVLVGHVTREGTVAGPRLVEHLVDVVCQFEGEQHSQLRLLRAIKNRYGSVDEVGCFQLVDTGIEGVSDPSGLFLSREGAHVAGTCATITIDGKRPLPAEIQALVAPSALSNPRRATSGIDSSRVAMILAVLQRRVGVAVAADDVYVSTIGGARVTEPAADVALALALASARGDVPVREGLVAIGEVALSGAVRPVHGIGQRVAEAARLGFTEVIVPASASQVEAPSGVAVHAVASLRDAVGVALPRVTSG; from the coding sequence ATGGCCACCAGCACTCGTACCGCACGTCCCGGCTACCGCTGCACCGAATGCGGGTGGACGGCGGCCAAGTGGGTGGGCCAGTGCGGCGAGTGCCAGGAGTGGGGAACGGTGATCGAGGCGAGCGCCGCACCGGTGGGTTCGTCCACCCGGGCCACCGCGACGAGCACGCCCGCCCGTCCCATCGGCGAGGTGGAGGCGACGGCGTCCGAGCGTCGCGCGACCGGAGTCAGCGAGTTCGACCGCGTGCTCGGCGGCGGCCTGGTGCCCGGGGCGGTCGTGCTGCTCGCGGGTGAGCCCGGGGTGGGCAAATCCACCCTGCTTCTCGATGTCGCCGCGCGCGCCGCGCGATCGGGCGCGCGGGTCCTGTACGTGACGGGCGAGGAGTCGGCCGGGCAGGTGCGCCTGCGTGCCGAGCGCATCGGCGCGCTGGACACCGGCATGCTCCTTGCGGCAGAGACGGACCTGGGCGCGGTCCTGGCGCATATCGACCAGGTGCAGCCGCAGCTGCTGATGGTGGACTCCATTCAGACCATCGCATCGTCGGCCATCGACGGCACGCCGGGCGGAGTGGGCCAGGTGCGCGAGGTGGCGTCCTCCCTGATCCAGGCCGCGAAGCTGCGGGGGTTCCCCATGGTGCTGGTGGGGCACGTCACCCGCGAGGGAACCGTGGCCGGCCCGCGACTCGTCGAGCACCTCGTCGATGTGGTGTGTCAGTTCGAGGGGGAGCAGCACTCGCAGCTGCGACTGTTGCGCGCCATCAAGAATCGCTACGGCTCGGTCGACGAGGTCGGCTGCTTCCAGCTCGTCGACACCGGGATCGAAGGCGTTTCCGATCCCTCGGGGCTGTTCCTGTCACGCGAGGGTGCGCACGTCGCGGGCACCTGCGCCACCATCACCATCGACGGCAAGCGGCCGCTGCCAGCCGAGATCCAGGCGCTGGTGGCCCCCAGCGCCTTGAGCAATCCGCGGCGCGCCACGTCCGGGATCGATTCGTCCCGCGTCGCGATGATCCTTGCGGTACTGCAGCGGCGGGTGGGCGTCGCGGTGGCGGCCGATGACGTGTATGTGTCGACCATCGGCGGTGCGCGCGTGACGGAGCCGGCCGCAGACGTGGCGTTGGCTCTCGCGCTGGCCTCGGCGCGGGGGGACGTTCCTGTCCGCGAGGGCCTGGTCGCCATCGGCGAGGTGGCGCTGTCGGGCGCGGTGAGGCCGGTTCACGGGATCGGCCAGCGTGTCGCGGAGGCCGCACGGCTCGGATTCACCGAGGTGATCGTGCCGGCGAGCGCATCCCAGGTCGAGGCCCCCAGCGGGGTGGCGGTGCACGCGGTCGCGAGCCTCCGAGACGCGGTCGGCGTGGCACTGCCGCGCGTCACGTCAGGCTGA
- a CDS encoding A/G-specific adenine glycosylase: protein MPHLSDTAMVDAVVTWFEREARELPWRSPDRSPWGVLVSEVMLQQTPVVRVAPVWREWMKRWPAPADLAAEPQSEVIRAWGRLGYPRRAMRLRECAVALVERHGGEVPRETVELRALPGIGEYTAAAIRAFAFGEHDVVLDTNVRRVIGRAWHARPLPAAHLTKGERDHAAGLVPEEKSASALWNAGAMELGALVCTARAPRCDACVLAPSCAWVAAGSPGLDEAPRRSQAWHGTDRQVRGRVLALLRDASGPVTVTGHASLEDVEPGQLDRCLESLVADGLARLVSDERGTYAL from the coding sequence ATGCCGCATCTGTCCGACACCGCGATGGTCGATGCTGTGGTCACGTGGTTCGAGCGCGAGGCTCGTGAGCTGCCGTGGCGGTCCCCCGACCGTTCGCCCTGGGGAGTGCTCGTGTCGGAGGTGATGCTGCAGCAGACACCCGTGGTGCGCGTGGCTCCGGTGTGGCGGGAGTGGATGAAGCGATGGCCCGCCCCTGCGGACCTCGCCGCCGAGCCTCAATCGGAGGTGATCCGCGCATGGGGCCGCCTCGGGTACCCGCGCCGTGCGATGCGGCTGCGAGAGTGTGCGGTCGCCCTCGTGGAGCGGCACGGCGGTGAGGTGCCCCGCGAGACTGTGGAGCTGCGGGCGCTGCCCGGCATCGGTGAGTACACGGCGGCAGCCATCAGGGCGTTCGCGTTCGGCGAGCACGACGTCGTCCTGGACACCAACGTGCGGCGCGTGATCGGGCGGGCCTGGCACGCACGACCGCTGCCGGCCGCGCACCTCACCAAGGGCGAGCGCGACCACGCCGCAGGCCTGGTGCCGGAGGAGAAGAGCGCATCGGCGCTGTGGAATGCAGGCGCCATGGAACTGGGAGCGCTCGTCTGCACGGCACGTGCGCCCCGCTGTGACGCCTGCGTGCTCGCTCCGTCGTGCGCGTGGGTGGCAGCCGGGTCGCCGGGGCTGGATGAGGCACCGCGCCGTTCCCAGGCGTGGCACGGCACCGACCGACAGGTGCGCGGTCGTGTGCTGGCGTTGCTGCGCGACGCGTCTGGCCCCGTCACCGTGACCGGACATGCCTCGCTCGAGGACGTGGAGCCGGGCCAACTGGACCGGTGCCTCGAGTCGTTGGTCGCCGATGGCCTTGCCCGACTCGTGTCAGACGAGCGCGGGACGTACGCGCTGTAG
- a CDS encoding aldo/keto reductase yields MSHDPYLADPTRYDSMQYRRSGKSGLRLPGVSLGLWHNFGGANNADTMRETMRTAFDLGVTHYDLANNYGPPPGSAEENFGRIFAQDLKPYRDEIIVSTKAGYDMWPGPYGDFGSRKYLLASLDQSLARMGLDYVDVFYHHRPDPDTPIEESMMALDSAVRSGKALYAGISNYGPDATRAAIDILRDLGTPLLIHQFSYSMYERGPEEELIGALESEGVGSIVFSPLAQGLLTDRYLKGVPEGSRVTHSQFLNENQLSQTYLDRTRALNDIAAGRGQSLAQLAIQWVLRGDHITSALVGASSAEQLRNTVASLDFPALTDDEIAAIEPHAVHGTHRGA; encoded by the coding sequence ATGAGCCACGACCCGTATCTCGCCGACCCCACCCGCTACGACTCCATGCAGTACCGCCGCTCCGGCAAGTCCGGCCTGCGCCTGCCCGGCGTGAGCCTGGGGCTGTGGCACAACTTTGGGGGCGCCAACAACGCGGACACGATGCGCGAGACGATGCGCACCGCGTTCGACCTGGGCGTCACGCACTACGACCTCGCGAACAACTACGGTCCGCCGCCCGGAAGCGCCGAGGAGAACTTCGGGCGCATCTTCGCGCAGGACCTCAAGCCGTATCGCGACGAGATCATCGTGTCGACCAAGGCCGGGTACGACATGTGGCCGGGGCCGTACGGCGACTTCGGCTCGCGCAAGTACCTGCTCGCCTCGCTCGACCAGTCGCTTGCCCGCATGGGCCTCGACTACGTCGACGTGTTCTACCACCACCGTCCGGACCCCGACACTCCGATCGAGGAGTCGATGATGGCCCTGGACTCTGCGGTGCGCTCGGGCAAGGCGCTGTATGCCGGCATCTCGAACTACGGGCCGGACGCCACGCGCGCCGCGATCGACATCCTGCGCGACCTCGGCACGCCTCTGCTGATCCACCAGTTCTCGTACTCGATGTACGAGCGCGGACCGGAGGAGGAGCTCATCGGTGCGCTCGAGTCAGAAGGCGTGGGCTCGATCGTGTTCTCGCCGCTCGCGCAGGGACTACTGACCGACCGGTACCTCAAGGGCGTTCCCGAGGGATCGCGCGTCACCCACTCGCAGTTCCTGAACGAGAACCAGCTGTCGCAGACCTATCTTGACCGCACGCGAGCGCTGAACGACATCGCGGCCGGGCGCGGCCAGTCGCTGGCGCAGCTCGCGATCCAGTGGGTGCTGCGGGGCGATCACATCACGTCGGCGCTGGTCGGCGCCTCGAGTGCCGAGCAGCTGCGCAACACCGTCGCGTCCCTGGACTTCCCTGCCCTCACCGACGACGAGATCGCGGCGATCGAGCCACACGCCGTGCACGGCACGCACCGCGGGGCGTAA